GAATGCAGCAGCAAGTAGCGAATCCAAAGACGCCGTTAAACGCCTGCCGCAAGCGCGCCGAGAAGTTGTTGGGTTCAACGGCCCACGAATCATAAGCTGGGGCTTACAGGATTTATAGGCTGGGTGGTAGTGAGCAGATTGCCGTAAGCCTTAATTTCGCGGACACATCGTGATGCGGACTCGGATACTCATTGTGGCCGATTAGCGCGCCATTTTTATCCGCTATGGGGGATACATCGCCGCCTGCGGCTTCGAAGTCGATCGCGCGCGTCACCGACAGGAAGAGGAAGTCTCGTTGACCAACCACACGTATGCCGTGCTGATTACAAAACCTGCGACTGTACGGCATCGACGATACCGTCGGCTTGGACATCCATATAGCGGGCGCGCGAGCGCAGACCGGCGATACGCAGCATCCTATTGACCGCGTATGGCAAGCCGAAAATCGAGCGCGCCGCCGGCGCGCTGGGCATCGATGCGTCTCTGTCCAAGCCACAGCCGCCGGACAAGATCGCCGAGTTGATGTCGAAGCTGCTGTAGGACGCCGCCGTACACCTTCCCCTGCTTAATCCGCGCCGGACGCCCTCCTGGACACGCGGCGTCCAATTACCGTCAGCCCCTCGTAGCCGATGCAACCGCCCACCGCCGGCGCCGCGTAGCGTAGCGTCACGCTGGGAACCGGCCAATTGTATGTTCTGTTCACCGCGCCCGCAATGAGCGCACGGATTCAGGACCGAGATTACGGGATTTTCGGAGTTCGCGGTATATGTGCTTCGGACAACGGTGCTTCGGACACCGTGGAGGCGTCGCTGTCCGTCGAGGTGTCGATGCCCATCCGTGCATAGGCGGCGCAGTGACCGGAGGCGGCGCGATAAGCCAAAGCGCCGCCAAGCGCGGTCAACACCAGTCCACTTAGCGACAGCCGCCGCACCCCGCTGATCATCAGCAGGCCGCTGGCGACAGCGGTCAGCACCCGTTCACCTTCCCCGACGTTGATGGGTGCACGCGCGGCCGGATCTTCATCCGGCCATGCCCGCACCTTTACCGTTCCGCTGGGCGCGCCTTCAGACATGCTTATGTCCCATCATTGTCAGCCTCAGCGGTGCTGTTATTTGTCAAGTTTGCGGGCGATGAAGTCCCAGTTGGCGACTTCCCAGAAATGCTCGACGTAGTCTGCCTTGACGTTACGATAATCGATGTAATAGGCATGCTCCCACATGTCCAGACCGAACAGTGCTGTCTCGCTTTCCGCTATCGGGTTGCGGCCGGCATGCTTGAGATCGCGCACGGCGAGCTTGCCGCTCTTGTCTTTCACCAGCCAGGCCCAGCCGGCGCCGAACACCGACGTGGCGGTGGTCTTGAACTCTTTCTTGAAGTCATCGAACGAGCCAAAGCTGCTCTCGATGGCGCTGGCCAGTTTGCCCTGTGGCGCGCCGCCGCCGTCCGGGCTCATGCACTGCCAGAACAGGTTGTGATTCCAGGCCTGGGACGCATTGTTGAACAGCTTCTGGTTGTCGGTGCCTTTGATGATTTCTTCCAGCGACGCGTTCTTGAGATCCGTACCATCGATAAGCTGATTGACCGTATCGATGTAGGTCTTGTGATGCTTGTCGTGGTGATACTCCATGGTTTCGGCCGAAATATGCGGCTCGAGTGCATTTTTTGGATAAGGGAGTTCGGGAAGCGTATGTGCCATTGTTGGTACCTCGCTGCAGCTGTTTGTGAATGAATCGAACTAACAGGCATCGGAGCAAATCACGTGCCGGTTGCCAACGTCGCCACTTGAGCAGCGCGCGCGGTTGTGTACTGTCAGGTGCGCGCGCTGTGTTCGTGCGCGCCGTGCCTTCGGGTTGTAGGAATTACACGGCCACTTTGTAGCAATTACATTGCCAGGTCGTAGGTTCGAGGGCCGCGCCGTCAATGCGACATTAACACGGGCACTGTCATGTGCTTGAGCACGTAGCTGGAGGTTCCGCCCAGCATGCGCTGCCGTAGCGGCGAATGCCCGTACGCGCCCATGACGATGAGATCGCAGCGCCGCGCCGCGGCGCGCGCCATCAGGCATCTACCCCGCTCGCGCTCGCCGCCATCATCCTGCTCGGATTCGACGTGCACGCCATACGCTGCCAGATGCTCGACTATATCGACGCCGGGCGGCATTTTTTCCGCCGGGCCAATCGACAGCAACGTCACGCGCAAGGCCGCGCGCAGCAGCGGCATGGCATCGTGCAGCGCCCGAGCTGCCTCGCGGCTTGCATCCCAGGCGACCATGACGTGGCCGGCGTCGGCCGACAGGTGCTTCGTGTGCGGTACGACCAGCACCGGCCGCCCCGCTCGCAATGCCACATCCGCGGCGATGTCCACGCTGCCCGCGTGCGTCTGACTGACGATCGCCAGATCGGCGAAACGGGCGTAGGCAATCATCACGTCCGCGGCGCCCCCCGCCATCGTTCGCCATCGGGCGGTCACCGCATGACGGGCAACGCAACGCTTGAAGGTTTCTTCGGCGGCCTCGCTCTCGGCGTGGGCGATCTGCACATCATATTCCCCACTTTCCGGCGCGGTAACCGCGCCTTCCAGTCCCTGCAACAGACCATCATCCAGCGGCATGACCGGCGCCTGCGAGGCGTATACACCCACCAACCGCGCGTTGAACCGCTGCGCCATGCGCGCCGCATAATCGATGCGGGCTGTACAGCGCGTGGAGCCCTCGACATGCACGATCAGATCTTTCACGCTCTGCTGCTCCAATGTCACTTCGGCCGGATTTACTTCGCCCCGGTTTCACCTCAACGCTAAATTAAAACGGCCCATGCCGCTTTGCAAGGCGCGTGAGGGCAGCCAACCGCAGGCATCGCCGACAAATCTCGCGCGCACCGTCAACCGTGGATTCACGGGAACCGATCTTGCTAGTCGGATGTTCGTCGGCTCGCTGGCGGCGTCGCCGCGCAACCCTGCCGAGTCGTGCACCATGAGAGAGTCAAACCCATGAGTCTGACAATTGCTCACGGCCCCCTGGCGGGCAAGCCGGCTGCGACGAATTACCGCATCGAAGGTCCCGCGCGCCGCCTG
The DNA window shown above is from Gammaproteobacteria bacterium and carries:
- a CDS encoding superoxide dismutase, encoding MAHTLPELPYPKNALEPHISAETMEYHHDKHHKTYIDTVNQLIDGTDLKNASLEEIIKGTDNQKLFNNASQAWNHNLFWQCMSPDGGGAPQGKLASAIESSFGSFDDFKKEFKTTATSVFGAGWAWLVKDKSGKLAVRDLKHAGRNPIAESETALFGLDMWEHAYYIDYRNVKADYVEHFWEVANWDFIARKLDK
- a CDS encoding universal stress protein, yielding MKDLIVHVEGSTRCTARIDYAARMAQRFNARLVGVYASQAPVMPLDDGLLQGLEGAVTAPESGEYDVQIAHAESEAAEETFKRCVARHAVTARWRTMAGGAADVMIAYARFADLAIVSQTHAGSVDIAADVALRAGRPVLVVPHTKHLSADAGHVMVAWDASREAARALHDAMPLLRAALRVTLLSIGPAEKMPPGVDIVEHLAAYGVHVESEQDDGGERERGRCLMARAAARRCDLIVMGAYGHSPLRQRMLGGTSSYVLKHMTVPVLMSH
- a CDS encoding DUF2892 domain-containing protein; amino-acid sequence: MSEGAPSGTVKVRAWPDEDPAARAPINVGEGERVLTAVASGLLMISGVRRLSLSGLVLTALGGALAYRAASGHCAAYARMGIDTSTDSDASTVSEAPLSEAHIPRTPKIP